A single genomic interval of bacterium harbors:
- a CDS encoding DHA2 family efflux MFS transporter permease subunit: MSAAAAAVGAPRTINPWIVAAAVMASTFMEVLDTTVVNVALPHVAGSLSVSPDEATWALTSYLVANAVVLPMTGWLAGLIGRKRLLMLSVGGFTLSSLLCGLAPNLGFLIAFRIMQGATGGGLQPLSQAIMLEVFPPKDRGKAMAFWGVGIVVAPMLGPVLGGWLTDNWSWRWVFYINLPIGLAALLMTQLFVFDPPYIKRRGARIDYWGLGLLVLGIGALQIMLDKGQQEDWFASRFIIVLAVLAVVGLIGLVVRELRAEHPIIDLRIFKIGTFAAGVGFVTLLGFVLYGSTVLVPLLLQTLLGYPALDSGLATLPRGLASFFTLPIIGMLIGRVDPRRLLTIGLLLTTYSLWMLSHINLDAGFPQFVVALFLQGMSLSMTFTPLTTITTAPIPKERMGNATSIYNLMRNIGSSFGVAAVTTMLARRGQFHLHQLAGQVNAYAPAAQERLAGVAAALQARGADAATAAGQARAVVYGGMQRQASMLSYNDAFLILAALYLCLLPLVFLMRRPPRHGGPPAGAH; the protein is encoded by the coding sequence GTGAGCGCGGCGGCGGCGGCGGTCGGCGCGCCGCGGACGATCAATCCTTGGATCGTCGCGGCCGCGGTGATGGCGAGCACCTTCATGGAGGTGCTCGACACGACCGTCGTCAACGTCGCCCTCCCCCACGTCGCCGGCTCGCTCTCCGTCTCGCCCGACGAGGCGACCTGGGCGCTGACGTCGTATCTCGTCGCCAACGCCGTCGTGCTGCCGATGACCGGCTGGCTCGCCGGGCTGATCGGCCGCAAGCGGCTGCTGATGCTCTCGGTCGGCGGCTTCACCCTCTCCTCGCTGCTCTGCGGCCTCGCGCCGAACCTCGGCTTCCTGATCGCCTTCCGCATCATGCAGGGCGCCACGGGCGGCGGCCTGCAGCCGCTCTCGCAGGCGATCATGCTCGAGGTCTTCCCGCCGAAGGACCGCGGCAAGGCGATGGCGTTCTGGGGCGTCGGGATCGTCGTCGCCCCGATGCTCGGGCCGGTGCTCGGCGGCTGGCTCACCGACAACTGGAGCTGGCGCTGGGTCTTCTACATCAACCTGCCGATCGGGCTGGCCGCGCTGCTGATGACGCAGCTCTTCGTCTTCGACCCGCCGTACATCAAGCGGCGCGGCGCGCGGATCGACTACTGGGGGCTCGGGCTGCTCGTCCTCGGCATCGGCGCGCTGCAGATCATGCTCGACAAGGGGCAGCAGGAGGACTGGTTCGCCTCGCGCTTCATCATCGTCCTCGCCGTCCTCGCCGTCGTCGGCCTGATCGGCCTCGTCGTCCGCGAGCTGCGGGCCGAGCACCCGATCATCGACCTGCGCATCTTCAAGATCGGGACGTTCGCCGCCGGCGTCGGCTTCGTCACGCTGCTCGGCTTCGTCCTCTACGGCAGCACGGTGCTCGTGCCGCTGCTGCTGCAGACGCTCCTCGGCTATCCCGCGCTCGACTCGGGGCTGGCGACGCTCCCGCGCGGCCTGGCCAGCTTCTTCACCCTGCCGATCATCGGGATGCTCATCGGACGGGTCGATCCGCGGCGGCTGCTGACGATCGGCCTGCTCCTGACGACCTACTCGCTCTGGATGCTCTCCCACATCAACCTCGACGCGGGATTCCCGCAGTTCGTCGTCGCGCTCTTCCTGCAGGGGATGTCGCTCAGCATGACCTTCACGCCGCTGACGACGATCACGACGGCGCCGATCCCCAAGGAGCGGATGGGGAACGCGACGAGCATCTACAACCTGATGCGGAACATCGGCTCGTCGTTCGGCGTCGCCGCGGTGACGACGATGCTCGCCCGCCGCGGCCAGTTCCACCTGCACCAGCTGGCCGGCCAGGTGAACGCCTACGCCCCCGCGGCGCAGGAGCGCCTCGCCGGCGTCGCCGCCGCGCTGCAGGCGCGCGGCGCGGACGCGGCGACGGCCGCCGGACAGGCGCGCGCCGTCGTCTACGGCGGCATGCAGCGGCAGGCCTCGATGCTCTCCTACAACGACGCCTTCCTGATCCTCGCCGCGCTCTACCTCTGCCTGCTGCCGCTCGTCTTCCTGATGCGCCGCCCGCCCCGCCACGGCGGGCCGCCCGCGGGCGCGCACTAA